Part of the Gadus chalcogrammus isolate NIFS_2021 chromosome 22, NIFS_Gcha_1.0, whole genome shotgun sequence genome is shown below.
TTACGTGCGTTTACGTGGTAATACATGTTGTATAATATACTAAATGCAGTATTGATGAGCCCCGAGGGTGAGCTCAGGAAGTTCCCTGACGTGTGTCCTACTTTCTGCGGCTCCCACAGAACATCTCATCGATGGAAGCTTCCCCGATGATCAAAGTGTTTCCGTAAgcaatatttgaatattaaaggAACTCGAACACCCATCCAGCCCACAGCGCATCCCAACCTCTGACACTAAACAGCAGGTTTATCTGcttgtgttccccccccccccagtcctccaACACTCTCCGACCCGAGCAGGACCTCTACTCCCTGGACAGCGGCTGTTCCCCGGAGCACGGAGGAATCATCGCCGGTGACTCGTCACACGCTAGCACTGCTTCGCCACGTCCACCAGACCTGTTCTCCCAAGTACAcagggtgttgtgtgtgtgtgtgtggtgtgtgtgttgtgtggtgtgtgtgtgtgtgtgggttggtgtgccTGTGAgtttggtgtgttgtgtgtgggtgtggtaaTAGCTAGTGCACCTATTTGTCAAAAGTTTCAGAGTTTGGATTCCCAAATTACAGCCAACACGAACAGGCTTTAACATGACAAGGACCAAACTAACAGAGGGCAAACTACAGACGTATCTGCTGCAGAGCACTAATGGGACGGGAGAAACACCTGGGGTAATTacagagaaacagaaacaccTGGTAGGGGAAAGGACTAGCAGCTGTCAGCGGTTTTGGGCctaggggaggagcaggggcgaACTTTCACTCCGATTAGATCCATCCCCAAAAACAGAGATTTCAGCTCAAAACAATTGGCTGTTTTGTCATCTGTCATATAAGTTTCCCATGGTcaattaaaaacatttgaaaataaacattgacaATGTCCCTGCCAGCTTCCACCTTCAAACCCCTGAACAGCACAGATACCCTAAAGAAACCAGACAAGAGCACCAGGAAGAAGACCAGAAGGACATCATCATGGTTATATACCCCAGCAGgtccagagggagggagattggTACGTACTCAACCCTTAAGGAACCTTTAGAGACATCCAACGGAAACCAACAACATACATAGGGGTGTAATGTTCCTCTGCTTTCACTCATTGTCCCTCAATCCCCGCCCCCCTTCAGCACAACAGAGGAGCTCTACGTTCCAGCCCATCGTGTCTCCCAACTCACCATCACGGCGACCACGCAGGGGCAACGACGGACTATCAGGAGTCGCGTCATCCCGACTATCAATGGAGAGACTCCAGTAGCCAATCAGGAGGGAGCAAGGGTGAACCTATCTGATCTCGAGGTGAGGTTTTCCCAATAATGACTTTATTCACCCTAGCGATAATCCAATGTCAACACCGCCAATCGGATGAGATAAGGTAATGCTTGAGCTCCACCACCTTGATCATTACATCCATATTTTCTTTAAACAATGGCGTTTATACATTTGACTTCTACCCGTTTTTGGTAAGCAGGTGTCCAGAGAGGACCAGCTGCTGAGGAAGCACCTCCAGGCAGTGTaccaggaggagcagctctCAACCCCCCAGGACCCTGGCTACCATCTCATGACAACCATCAGCCAGAGACCCAAATCTCTCGCTGTGCCTGGCATTACCACTTCCTGCTCGGCATTCAGCTTCCTCCATGAGCCCCAGGTGACACAGCAAAGTTGGCGGATTTGATTTCAATTGGATTTGAGCTCATTGCCTAAAATATCCTGCATTCCTTTGTAATGATCGATTATTGTTTCAATGATAATAATGCATACAGTTTAGTACATTTTGTTGTAGtgaataaatacacataaacCATCTCGTGAATGGATTTCCTATGATATTTCTAATGTCCTTCCCGTGTCATTCTAGGGTCCGGTGATGTCCATCTCCCCCCAAGCCACCTACTTGTCTAAGATCATCCCCAACGCTGTGCTGCCAGCCTCCGTCGAGGTCATCCAGATCAGCCGCTGTCGGGGCCGACCCTCGGCTTGGCTACTGGGCCTCCACGGAGGCAGTGTTCGAGCAGTGAGCAAGAGCAGTCTCACGTCCGTGGACTCGTCGGTGAGCCCCGTCTCTTCACGGCGGTCCGACGGCGAGGGCTCCAACGCCGACAACTCCCAGACATCCTCAACTGTGATGGAGTCAAATGCAAGCGGGTCGCGGTCGTCTTCCAGAGATGACGATTCGACGGAcgaccaacacacactccacaaagCAGAGTGGAGAGGTGGTGAACCCACAGACGATGGTCGGGCTCGAGGTGCAGGGCAACCCTTCATCAGAGCCCAACGGAGGGCAAGACCACGTGTGAGCAGTGTGCAGCTTCAATGAGTCTTGGTCTGAGCAGCCCCAGTAGTGACCAACCCACCTGCTTAGCCGGTATGGGCCAGGGGTCGGACTGTGAAGCTTCGGGGTCGGTGTCCGGTGGGGAAGACATGAGGTGCAGTCATTCCTTCACTCGTAATCTGTCTGTTGTGAAGACCAAGCTGCCACCGGCACCCCCGCAGAGAACCAACTCTCTGCATGGTAATAAGGTGAGGAAGAACTCAAAACACCCGCTGGTTATCAAAGATCCCATCGACTCTGTGACAGCGAGCGCTGAAAATGAGCCATCACAGACCGATATTCAGTGCGTCGTTTCTGAAAGCACTAAGGAAGAGCCTCAATCCATCTCGGTTGCTGTTCCCATTTCTAGGAATGAGGTCACATCATCACAATCCTCCGGTTCCTTAAACCCTTTTCCCGACTCTAATAGTGGGGTTGGAGAACCGTCAAACCCACCATCAGTATCCTCTTCCTCCCTACAGAAGACTCGCTCAGAGGGGAGCAACTCTGAAAGGACCATGTCCCCTTCCAGTGGCTACTCCAGTAGGAGCGGCACCCCAACACTCTCCCCAAAAGGGATCTCTCCGACATCGCCCGACAAACAGAAGAAAAGACCGGTCAAGCCAGAACGATCTGGATCTCGGGCCTCATCATCagcctctccctcatcctccctcacctctctctcgtCTACTTCCTCTGATCCAACCAATCAAGAGGTCTCGGTCAATATCCCCTGTACAGCTCAGCAGGACTCGCCGCCTTCAACCGAGAAGTTCACACAAGTTTGTTTTTCTCCTTCGTTTGCCGACCGAGAGGTGTTCAACATCCCCCCGCCTCCGAAGGTCAAAGCTCCATGTGCCCCACCCCCAGACGTGTGGGCTCACAACAAACGCAGCGTGGAGCTCCTTCTTGGCCCTCCCTCATACAGCAGTAGACCAGTGTCCACAAAGACATGCTCCTCACAGACGACGGAAACGCAGGCTGAAGCCAACCATGGGGCCATCACTGTGGACGTCATGCAAGCACCAGAAAGCCATGAAGCGGTCCCCCATGAGAAGTCCCTGTTAGAGGACATTTTGGAGACTGTTACCAAGgtgcttgatagcaaagcaggaagCTGTTCAGCCCCAGAGGAAGTAGATCCAACAACAGATGTCCAATGGGAGGAGCAGAGTAGCAGCCCAGCAATAAAGGACACAGAAAGTCAGGAGAAGACAATGAAGAAGCAGCCACCTCCTGTCATGAAGAAAACCACAGCACCAGGAACGATCAGGGATGAATTGTTATCAAGAAAGATGCTGATAGAAGAACCACCGCAGCAGCAGACAGAATGTAGTGATGCGAGAGACGATGTTGTTCCCAGGCAGGATCCCACACCTGCACCACAGCCTGACATTCAAGTCAGTCGCAGTGAGGAGGAAACACTCGCAGCCATGCAGACACCGCCCGAAGCAACCCCCAACGCTACGAAGAAAGTCGACAAGGGctcgcctcctccttccccacccCCTGCCTACCACcccacacctcctccctccagaaAGACACCTCCCTCGCCAATATCCCTCCCATCCTCAGTGGTGTTAGAAGGAGTACAGGAGGAGGCCCACACCGTCGAGACCTGTTggccaccgcctcctccacctcctctagaaGGGGACATGGGCTTTGAAGGAGGAGATGAAGTGGATTTCCCTCCACCTCCGCCATTCGTGACAGAAGTTCT
Proteins encoded:
- the kiaa1522 gene encoding LOW QUALITY PROTEIN: uncharacterized protein KIAA1522 homolog (The sequence of the model RefSeq protein was modified relative to this genomic sequence to represent the inferred CDS: inserted 2 bases in 1 codon; deleted 2 bases in 1 codon) yields the protein MPRRSSTGELVPKDISEILAREAKAHRGQRKQAGSLGQAFCWLKGSRKKKTGHGNGLNGAGTTATTADAKVEGQNHSPVKAGPRRHEEQKGLSVHYRASQHYPENVFIEGNRSRYLEDLHTEAQEGLKILQQEEHLIDGSFPDDQSVSSSNTLRPEQDLYSLDSGCSPEHGGIIAASTFKPLNSTDTLKKPDKSTRKKTRRTSSCTTEELYVPAHRVSQLTITATTQGQRRTIRSRVIPTINGETPVANQEGARVNLSDLEVSREDQLLRKHLQAVYQEEQLSTPQDPGYHLMTTISQRPKSLAVPGITTSCSAFSFLHEPQGPVMSISPQATYLSKIIPNAVLPASVEVIQISRCRGRPSAWLLGLHGGSVRAVSKSSLTSVDSSVSPVSSRRSDGEGSNADNSQTSSTVMESNASGPSSDQPTCLAGMGQGSDCEASGSVSGGEDMRCSHSFTRNLSVVKTKLPPAPPQRTNSLHGNKVRKNSKHPLVIKDPIDSVTASAENEPSQTDIQCVVSESTKEEPQSISVAVPISRNEVTSSQSSGSLNPFPDSNSGVGEPSNPPSVSSSSLQKTRSEGSNSERTMSPSSGYSSRSGTPTLSPKGISPTSPDKQKKRPVKPERSGSRASSSASPSSSLTSLSSTSSDPTNQEVSVNIPCTAQQDSPPSTEKFTQVCFSPSFADREVFNIPPPPKVKAPCAPPPDVWAHNKRSVELLLGPPSYSSRPVSTKTCSSQTTETQAEANHGAITVDVMQAPESHEAVPHEKSLLEDILETVTKVLDSKAGSCSAPEEVDPTTDVQWEEQSSSPAIKDTESQEKTMKKQPPPVMKKTTAPGTIRDELLSRKMLIEEPPQQQTECSDARDDVVPRQDPTPAPQPDIQVSRSEEETLAAMQTPPEATPNATKKVDKGSPPPSPPPAYHPTPPPSRKTPPSPISLPSSVVLEGVQEEAHTVETCWPPPPPPPLEGDMGFEGGDEVDFPPPPPFVTEVLPDVIHGCIAATKGPEQPGAALEEAKLTTKNSCSGKGKRTKKKLCPSICLQMKKGALEGAATCRDINCTDLDNNLLQDVLPLSEDVPPPQKEATSTLPTSLEIPLSNPNLVPLSSVSPALLSAPTEDHISAPFSPPTIVPQAPSPPAENKYPGVNFRRQPSQANRDTRSKEILXRHKSVPIPKEDANIPLVTPSLLQMVRLRTVSMAEDEMSAGQTEDHNMPSNEGLKSAQDNCPVPTSGQQTTPQKPVRKSLSYKSTHTKTSAVTLHSPSMRLQEAIRMKTAAMSSRDCLPSRLGSRLPMSSGLGESGTFDPLRSSASTASFIFSKSTKKVVIGTATSAEAHAGLKQSLAAELMQVTERTKDATVHNLEVKWDKVPPPVAKKPAHGSPARANHRELRTEENTGENGGGATAPPEGHGISSAETTTTTVTSDTIETLF